From Cytophagales bacterium, the proteins below share one genomic window:
- a CDS encoding ROK family protein, whose protein sequence is MAKEIAVGIDIGGTLTKVGLVDREGELYGHSDFRTKNCANFEEYLSILSSEIDKLKAAYDGEVNITGIGVGAPNANYYRGTIEHAANLDWKGVVRFREELNKIYDMPVFMTNDANAAAIGEMIYGNAREMKDFMVITLGTGLGSGIVSNGHLIYGHDAQAGELGHVVAVEGGRMSGIGRRGGLEAYVSSTGIKRTIYHLLADSMEDSVFRDIAFNNIHGEEITEAAENGDPIAVEAYRYTGELLGKQLANFVAFSHPQTIFLLGGLAKAGKWIFDPTIKYFEEAVLPYYKGKVTIEPSGMMDKNAAILGAAALVWDHLS, encoded by the coding sequence ATGGCAAAAGAAATTGCAGTTGGTATAGACATAGGAGGAACCCTGACTAAGGTGGGGTTGGTAGATAGGGAAGGTGAACTTTACGGTCATAGTGATTTCAGAACCAAGAACTGCGCCAACTTTGAAGAGTACCTGAGTATTCTTAGTTCGGAGATTGATAAGCTGAAGGCTGCATATGACGGAGAGGTCAACATCACGGGGATAGGAGTAGGTGCGCCTAATGCCAACTACTACCGCGGTACCATCGAACATGCGGCTAATCTGGATTGGAAGGGAGTGGTCAGGTTCAGGGAAGAACTGAACAAGATCTATGATATGCCGGTATTCATGACCAATGATGCCAATGCGGCTGCCATTGGGGAAATGATCTACGGCAATGCAAGGGAAATGAAAGATTTTATGGTCATCACCCTTGGAACAGGTCTCGGTAGCGGGATCGTTTCTAATGGTCATCTGATCTATGGTCATGACGCTCAGGCCGGAGAGCTGGGCCATGTCGTGGCGGTAGAAGGCGGTCGCATGAGTGGAATTGGTCGCAGAGGAGGTCTAGAGGCTTATGTTTCTTCTACTGGAATCAAAAGAACCATTTATCATTTATTAGCAGATTCCATGGAAGACAGTGTGTTTCGAGACATTGCTTTCAATAACATCCATGGTGAGGAGATCACTGAAGCTGCTGAAAATGGAGATCCAATTGCCGTGGAAGCCTATCGTTACACGGGTGAATTGCTGGGTAAGCAATTGGCTAATTTTGTTGCTTTTTCACACCCTCAGACCATATTTCTGCTCGGTGGTTTGGCTAAAGCCGGAAAATGGATCTTTGACCCGACCATCAAATATTTTGAAGAAGCGGTTTTGCCTTATTATAAGGGTAAGGTCACCATTGAGCCTAGTGGCATGATGGATAAAAATGCGGCAATTCTTGGAGCGGCGGCATTGGTTTGGGATCACCTTAGTTAA
- a CDS encoding DUF4097 family beta strand repeat-containing protein has product MRASRQILAVLIAFLSAHLSVGQNVLASTEFEGDNISEVVIRNTFCDVNLEGGNKLYFKGVIEGRGDRGDFEIQTELDGDRLEIVVRSRTRNWNWNKISRSRLDLTVPAGIEVYVENTSGDTYGRSLSGSEIEIEATSGDIDLSDITADVRIDVTSGDIEIEDMTGRLEIESSSGDMDLNDIDGDIRTRSTSGDVEIRRFTGNIQSRSTSGELTVSRGKGALNLRSTSGNIEGYDLEITDDLFLEASSGEIEIELVNEIEDLNFELESGSGNLRAGRRSGEKDLYIKRGDGFWVKGVTTSGDIDITN; this is encoded by the coding sequence ATGCGTGCATCAAGACAAATACTAGCAGTTCTAATTGCTTTTTTATCGGCTCACCTGTCAGTTGGACAAAATGTATTGGCTTCCACTGAGTTTGAAGGGGATAACATCTCCGAAGTGGTGATCAGAAACACCTTTTGCGATGTAAATCTGGAAGGTGGAAACAAGCTCTACTTCAAAGGGGTGATCGAAGGGCGTGGAGATCGTGGTGATTTTGAGATCCAGACAGAACTGGACGGAGATCGCCTTGAAATTGTAGTGAGAAGTCGCACCAGGAACTGGAACTGGAATAAAATTAGTCGCTCCCGACTTGATTTGACGGTTCCGGCAGGTATTGAAGTGTATGTTGAAAATACTTCTGGTGATACCTACGGTCGATCGTTATCCGGTTCTGAAATTGAAATAGAAGCTACAAGTGGGGACATTGACCTGTCAGATATCACCGCAGATGTACGAATCGATGTGACTTCTGGTGATATCGAAATTGAAGACATGACCGGAAGGCTGGAGATAGAATCTTCCAGTGGTGACATGGACTTGAATGATATCGATGGGGATATTCGTACTCGTTCTACCTCAGGTGATGTAGAGATTCGTCGGTTTACTGGAAACATTCAATCAAGATCGACTTCAGGAGAACTCACGGTTTCACGGGGAAAAGGAGCCCTGAATTTGAGATCGACCTCAGGAAATATTGAAGGCTATGACCTTGAAATCACTGATGACTTATTTCTGGAAGCCTCATCAGGGGAAATAGAGATCGAATTGGTCAATGAGATCGAAGACCTGAATTTCGAATTGGAATCAGGGAGTGGTAACCTTCGCGCGGGGCGAAGATCCGGTGAAAAAGACCTGTACATCAAACGTGGTGATGGTTTCTGGGTGAAAGGAGTGACTACCAGCGGTGATATTGACATCACGAATTAG
- a CDS encoding carboxy terminal-processing peptidase, translating into MVKRLVALTCLSIFFVLSGTSFVFAQRGADTLEVLRPLPEHENSLFAMLNLLNQYHYRKLPVNDSISAVIFDNYVSALDPNKIYFLKSEIDYFSKYRLQLDNDLQTGNLDFAYQIFGLYREKSLKRLQSVADELEEEYDFSKEESYETDADKIEWATNYEQLNDRWRKLLKNQALNLKLSGKDWGGIIDLLSKRYARVAKAIYQYKSEDVFQLYMNSFTRAFDPHTSYFSPIAKENFQIEMSLSLEGIGARLTQQLDYTMVASIVPGGPAFKSKRLKEDDRIVGVAQGKNGDFEDVIGWRLDDVVQKIRGPKGSVVRLLVLASEKEVTDLPDTLMIVRDKIKLEEQSAKAEVIPITEGNQTFRLGVINLPSFYIDFEARSKGQKDYRSTTRDVSKLIDDLKKQEVDGILMDLRYNGGGSLQEAIDLTGLFIPQGPVVQVRNYDQSVDKLADDDKATVAYDGPLAVLVNRYSASASEIFSGAIQDYKRGVIVGENSFGKGTVQNLIDLGRPVMNYLNRMIAYRKQADQDVDDLVVMRDQLRSGEITLGQVKMTLAKFYRVTGSSTQKIGVAPDIGFPTPFDAKDFGESSRENSLPWDEITSASFTQTNEVSEELIDRLYKLYEHHLNTDSDLRKLAQDIEKMKEEDTNSMVSLNYNVRQEERDQQDEDPLATTIEDTEIPFTDEENEEKLSEDPYLKEALRLLAEMSRTKVG; encoded by the coding sequence ATGGTAAAGAGATTAGTGGCGTTGACTTGTTTGTCTATTTTCTTTGTTTTATCCGGAACGTCATTTGTTTTCGCGCAACGAGGGGCCGATACCCTTGAAGTGTTGAGACCTTTGCCAGAGCATGAAAACTCTTTGTTTGCAATGCTCAACCTGTTGAATCAGTATCACTACAGGAAGTTGCCGGTCAACGATTCTATTTCTGCGGTCATTTTTGATAATTATGTCTCTGCACTGGATCCCAACAAAATTTATTTCCTGAAGTCTGAGATCGATTATTTCTCTAAATACCGACTCCAACTGGACAATGATCTACAGACGGGTAACCTGGATTTTGCCTATCAGATTTTTGGGCTTTACCGGGAAAAATCATTGAAACGCCTGCAAAGTGTAGCAGATGAGCTAGAGGAAGAGTATGATTTTTCTAAAGAAGAAAGCTACGAGACGGATGCCGATAAAATTGAATGGGCAACCAATTATGAACAATTGAATGATCGTTGGCGGAAGTTGTTGAAGAATCAGGCATTGAATTTGAAATTGTCTGGTAAAGATTGGGGTGGAATCATCGACTTGTTAAGCAAACGATATGCCCGGGTCGCCAAGGCCATTTATCAATATAAGAGTGAGGATGTATTTCAACTGTACATGAACTCCTTTACACGCGCGTTCGACCCTCATACCAGCTATTTTTCACCCATAGCAAAAGAGAATTTTCAAATTGAAATGAGTTTGTCTCTGGAAGGGATCGGAGCTCGATTGACGCAACAACTGGATTATACCATGGTGGCGAGCATCGTTCCAGGAGGCCCTGCATTCAAAAGCAAACGGTTGAAGGAAGATGATCGTATCGTAGGGGTTGCTCAAGGAAAAAATGGTGATTTCGAAGATGTGATTGGCTGGCGATTGGATGATGTAGTACAAAAAATCCGTGGCCCTAAGGGATCAGTGGTAAGATTATTAGTTCTGGCGTCTGAAAAAGAAGTGACTGATCTGCCTGATACGCTGATGATCGTGAGAGACAAAATCAAATTGGAAGAGCAATCAGCAAAAGCAGAAGTAATACCGATCACTGAAGGCAACCAGACCTTCCGACTGGGAGTCATCAATTTGCCTAGCTTCTACATTGATTTTGAGGCACGTAGCAAAGGGCAGAAGGATTATCGAAGTACCACGAGAGATGTAAGCAAATTGATCGATGATCTCAAAAAGCAGGAAGTCGACGGCATCTTAATGGACCTTCGTTACAATGGGGGAGGATCGTTGCAGGAGGCCATAGACCTGACTGGACTTTTTATTCCACAAGGCCCTGTCGTACAGGTAAGGAATTACGATCAGTCGGTAGATAAATTGGCAGACGATGATAAAGCAACGGTAGCTTATGATGGTCCTCTGGCAGTTTTGGTCAATCGTTACAGTGCATCGGCTTCTGAGATTTTCTCCGGTGCGATTCAGGATTATAAGCGAGGTGTAATCGTTGGTGAGAACAGCTTCGGAAAAGGAACCGTTCAGAACCTAATCGATCTTGGAAGACCCGTGATGAATTATCTCAACCGAATGATCGCTTATAGAAAGCAAGCAGATCAGGATGTAGATGATTTGGTGGTAATGCGAGACCAATTGCGTTCTGGCGAAATTACCCTCGGACAGGTTAAAATGACCCTGGCAAAATTCTACAGAGTGACAGGAAGCAGTACACAGAAAATTGGTGTTGCACCTGATATTGGGTTCCCAACGCCATTTGATGCGAAGGATTTTGGTGAAAGTAGTCGTGAAAACTCTTTGCCCTGGGATGAGATCACTTCCGCATCTTTCACGCAAACCAATGAAGTTTCTGAGGAGTTGATTGATCGACTTTACAAACTATATGAACATCATCTGAATACAGACTCGGATTTGAGAAAACTGGCACAGGATATAGAGAAGATGAAAGAAGAGGATACTAACTCTATGGTTTCTCTCAACTACAATGTGCGTCAGGAAGAACGAGATCAGCAAGATGAGGATCCATTGGCAACAACCATTGAGGATACCGAAATTCCATTTACAGATGAGGAAAACGAAGAAAAGCTATCGGAGGATCCTTACTTGAAAGAAGCTTTGAGATTGCTGGCTGAAATGAGCCGAACCAAGGTGGGATAA
- a CDS encoding oligopeptide transporter, OPT family, producing MEKPYISPETKLNELTVRSILLGALLSVILGAANAYFGLFAGLTVSASIPAAVISMAILKIFKDSNILENNLVQTAASAGESLAAGVIFTIPALVIMGYWEEFNYFETTVIALCGGVLGVLFTIPLRQALIVKEKLMFPEGVATAEVLKTGEKGGKAVKFLVWGSAIGAIFKLGDAALNLWEGSWQKASLLNDKIYAYFGLNLSPALVAVGYIVGFNISFLLFLGGAISWFVAIPWYISVNGAPEGVDAVTLGGNIWNSQIRYLGVGAMVVGGLWALLSLTNSLATAFKSGVQAFKQGGTAMKDQIRTEMDTPMSWVIIGIGVLLVPIFLIYYSAISSVGITITMTLIMVVAGFLFAAVAGYMAGLVGSSNNPISGVTIATILSASLLLLTLIGTGNELAGAAGAILIGAVVCCAAAIAGDNMQDLKAGHILGATPYKQQLMQMVGVIAAALVIPLVLNSLLIAYGMGAPTPENPNSLTAPQATLMMSVATGIFGGSLPWNMVYIGGAIGITIIIIDQYLKSRNSSFRMPVLAVAVGLYLPFELDSAIFVGGILAYFVNKSISGRDMMENAKNAGLLLASGLITGEALMGIIIAIAIVAGAQFNSEVLGSAFIHENIGLLILLVIIGFIYYSVNKVSKDPSKE from the coding sequence ATGGAGAAACCCTACATTAGCCCGGAAACAAAACTCAACGAACTTACAGTTCGCTCTATCCTTTTAGGCGCCTTGCTTTCAGTCATTCTGGGAGCGGCCAATGCATATTTTGGATTGTTTGCGGGTCTGACCGTCTCGGCTTCTATTCCTGCAGCCGTGATCTCCATGGCGATCCTGAAGATTTTTAAAGATTCCAATATCCTGGAAAACAACCTTGTACAAACAGCTGCTTCGGCTGGAGAGTCATTGGCAGCTGGTGTGATTTTCACCATACCAGCTTTAGTGATCATGGGTTACTGGGAAGAATTCAACTATTTCGAAACGACTGTGATCGCCCTTTGCGGTGGTGTTCTTGGTGTCTTATTTACGATTCCTTTGCGACAAGCCCTAATCGTCAAAGAGAAATTGATGTTCCCCGAAGGTGTTGCCACAGCGGAAGTATTAAAGACAGGAGAAAAAGGTGGCAAAGCAGTGAAATTCCTGGTATGGGGATCTGCAATTGGAGCCATTTTCAAATTGGGAGATGCAGCATTGAACCTATGGGAAGGATCCTGGCAGAAGGCATCTCTGCTTAATGATAAGATTTACGCCTATTTCGGTTTGAATCTTTCTCCTGCGCTTGTAGCGGTAGGGTATATCGTAGGATTCAATATTTCGTTCCTGCTCTTCCTGGGTGGTGCCATTAGCTGGTTTGTCGCCATTCCATGGTACATTTCTGTCAATGGTGCTCCTGAAGGAGTAGATGCCGTAACCCTGGGAGGAAATATCTGGAATTCACAGATTCGTTACCTGGGTGTAGGAGCGATGGTAGTTGGAGGACTTTGGGCTTTGCTAAGTCTTACAAACTCTTTAGCTACAGCCTTTAAGTCCGGTGTGCAGGCATTCAAGCAAGGCGGCACAGCTATGAAAGATCAGATCCGGACAGAGATGGATACACCTATGTCCTGGGTGATCATTGGTATTGGTGTGTTGCTGGTTCCAATATTCCTGATTTATTACTCTGCTATTAGTTCGGTAGGGATCACTATTACGATGACATTGATCATGGTGGTAGCCGGATTCTTGTTTGCAGCAGTTGCAGGTTACATGGCTGGATTGGTCGGTAGTTCCAATAACCCGATCTCAGGGGTAACTATTGCAACGATTCTCTCTGCTTCTTTGCTTTTATTGACTTTGATCGGTACTGGAAACGAGTTGGCCGGTGCTGCCGGTGCAATATTGATAGGTGCGGTAGTTTGTTGTGCGGCGGCCATTGCCGGAGATAACATGCAAGACCTTAAGGCTGGACATATCTTAGGAGCGACTCCTTACAAGCAACAATTGATGCAAATGGTAGGGGTGATTGCCGCAGCTTTGGTCATTCCATTGGTATTAAACTCTCTTTTGATTGCATACGGCATGGGAGCTCCTACGCCAGAAAACCCAAATTCATTGACTGCTCCTCAAGCTACTTTGATGATGAGCGTTGCAACAGGGATATTTGGAGGAAGCCTTCCCTGGAATATGGTTTATATAGGCGGGGCAATTGGTATCACGATCATTATCATCGATCAATATTTAAAATCACGCAATTCTAGTTTCAGAATGCCTGTGTTGGCTGTTGCTGTTGGATTGTATCTGCCATTCGAGTTGGATTCTGCCATTTTTGTCGGAGGTATCCTGGCATACTTTGTCAATAAATCGATTAGTGGCAGGGACATGATGGAAAATGCAAAAAATGCAGGATTGCTATTGGCTTCGGGCTTGATTACTGGAGAAGCATTGATGGGTATCATCATCGCTATTGCGATCGTAGCAGGTGCACAATTCAATTCTGAAGTGCTTGGTTCGGCATTCATCCATGAAAACATTGGTCTGTTGATCTTGTTGGTGATCATTGGCTTCATTTACTATTCTGTAAATAAGGTTTCTAAAGATCCTAGCAAGGAATAA